The following coding sequences are from one Halorubrum sp. BOL3-1 window:
- a CDS encoding IS5 family transposase has product MEIDILDFIEQCRDLAKQALGKHAGEPASGGFARWVHVVLHCFRVEDERSYRETPNRLKYMAEVRDALNLDQDDLPDHTTIYKSFDRLKMWVWRALLRVSAQQHPQSGHAALDSTFFDRRRASSYFRQRAGRTIQTLKATTLTDVESLAVLDVHIAARWKHDTKTGPQVVRRNADDLQSVAADNGFQDWHTEYEIAAHDVEYLVHYRGSSAKAAANNALNRANGYAQRWMAETSYSTTKRSLGDAVRALSWYRQFREIVLMFAISNIEPLCESL; this is encoded by the coding sequence ATGGAGATCGACATCCTCGACTTCATTGAGCAGTGTCGTGACCTAGCTAAACAAGCGTTAGGGAAGCACGCGGGCGAGCCCGCCAGCGGCGGGTTCGCCCGCTGGGTTCACGTCGTTTTACACTGTTTTCGGGTCGAAGACGAGCGCAGCTACCGTGAAACGCCGAATCGGCTGAAGTACATGGCCGAGGTTCGTGATGCGCTCAACTTAGATCAGGACGATCTCCCCGATCATACGACGATCTACAAGTCGTTTGATCGGCTGAAAATGTGGGTGTGGCGGGCGCTGCTGCGCGTTTCCGCGCAGCAGCACCCGCAGTCTGGCCACGCTGCGCTCGACAGCACGTTTTTCGACCGCCGACGTGCGTCATCGTACTTCCGCCAGCGGGCAGGACGAACAATACAGACGCTCAAAGCGACGACATTGACTGATGTGGAATCACTTGCTGTTCTCGATGTTCACATCGCAGCACGGTGGAAGCATGATACAAAGACCGGACCGCAGGTCGTCCGCCGAAACGCGGACGACCTGCAGTCCGTCGCCGCCGATAACGGCTTCCAAGACTGGCATACCGAGTACGAAATCGCCGCACATGACGTTGAGTACCTCGTCCACTACCGTGGTTCGTCAGCGAAAGCAGCTGCGAACAACGCGCTCAACCGAGCAAACGGCTACGCTCAGCGGTGGATGGCCGAAACATCCTACTCGACAACGAAGCGCTCGCTCGGCGATGCCGTGCGAGCGCTGAGCTGGTATCGACAGTTCCGTGAAATTGTCCTGATGTTCGCCATCAGCAACATAGAACCACTGTGTGAGTCGCTGTAA